The following coding sequences lie in one Alloacidobacterium dinghuense genomic window:
- a CDS encoding cellulose biosynthesis protein BcsC — translation MEKVNRNACRTLLLVATCALALGISPGAWGQSTAERALLMKAQSLAANGHLDMAVQTWQQVLLADPNSREALLGIAKADMQLGNTDEARRYLDRLRAAGGNPADIAKIQAMPGVAPKNVRLDQAASLAQSGRYADAMRIYRDVLGNNPPAGDYALAYYDTEAAIPADRPHAVAGLRKLAQQFPADSRYSITLGRVLTYEPKTRAEGIAILQRYDNVPAAQSALKQAESWNAVANAAPTAVDTQAKPKASTPAGNPLEASAYRALNSGRLDEARQQFETLLAKQPNNPRALSGMGYVYMKQQDFADASDYLERARAAGARGLESAIATSRFWEKMSQAGAALQAGDSDAAIESYTAALSLKPSSPDALEGLGGAYVQAGNNAEAIDAFERAVRVSPDRQTAWRGLFLAQSAAGNSQGALNTGDRMPKNVRAQLNSDPEYLRALAQDNLALGRKAEADRAIERALALPFPNEGRDLPLDKQMQYAALLMMANRYEPALQLYQQIVAEDPGNAGAWRALIAAQHQLGRDNDALATMGSMPQAILNKEQSDPSFLVLVGSIYQTRHEWDRAQKYLEQALAAAPPPQTGIELQLADVYAANGNQQKAYTIYREELDRNPQNTDAWRGMLNALHQGNHDREALRQIAAMPESVRLRLEQDPSYLQTLASIQSATGQNQAALKTFAQLTQIYRDRNTDEPVDVLIQYGWVLLRTGDDQKLYALVTTLSNSADMTDDQQAEFNRLGASWSVRRANSALAVGDQNRAVAILTTAAQAFPGNAEVYSALAGVYLKIGQPRQAVAIYASLDMTHATSQLYESAIGAAMAARDMKQAETWLEDALDQYKSNPSILRLAAQYEQARGNSDRAAAYYRAALDAMGPAGPGGIFAQPGSDTGAPGTLSPMQQLMQLLAPAGRTARLNAPVDSSESGSAGDVSWLDAPSKSVPTLGDFAQSREGGSGRSVGDDAALRQPSTSALGDYGSRYDALTPTNDRYVPPTEAYVRPTKVTRRHSAPPVEQAVEQDQVSAPMDYLEPVTMKVPARPLTTPAPQNPPVSFAPTSKSAHFLDANDLNPASRLQSAVREMNGRVQDPQSTDTGLPPIGEGSRDATPPPVPLNALPETARAEAPALPPLTGPGVHVVRAKTPREQIEDQLAIIQGASSPWVGGNAGIDYRSGQPGYDKLSAYTGQIEASSMLGPGVRGTVITRPVLLDSGTATTTATFQQGTLPAGATPYLQSAAGIGGEFQLRTASFAANIGYTPYDFLVQNIIGGIYVHPPTSHFTLTFARDPITDTQLSYAGLRDLGSRGPTYEGNTWGGVVTNAGEFQLAFGSAQSGWYIQGGGQYISGRHVQDNTRLDGDAGAYWAVVHHPDYGNLTVGMNFFGMHYDHNLRYFTYGQGGYFSPDTYILAGVPVTFNGHHGARFHYRVLGSFGLQAFDEAATPYYPLDPTIQYARNNPYYSEATSVSANYSFEGEGAYAIAEHWYVGGYMSFNNTRDYASSKGGFYVRYLFRPQPMLEENGPTGLFPITGMRPLNVP, via the coding sequence ATGGAAAAAGTGAACCGTAACGCTTGCCGAACACTTCTTCTCGTGGCCACTTGTGCGCTGGCTCTCGGAATCTCGCCAGGCGCATGGGGTCAATCCACGGCGGAACGCGCCCTGTTGATGAAGGCGCAATCCCTCGCTGCAAATGGACACCTGGATATGGCGGTTCAGACTTGGCAGCAGGTACTACTCGCCGATCCGAACAGTCGAGAGGCGCTTCTTGGAATCGCCAAGGCTGACATGCAGCTCGGAAATACGGATGAAGCCAGAAGATATCTCGATCGTCTGCGCGCTGCCGGGGGTAATCCTGCGGATATCGCAAAGATCCAAGCTATGCCCGGTGTTGCGCCGAAGAATGTGCGCCTCGATCAGGCGGCCAGTCTTGCGCAGAGTGGCCGGTATGCAGACGCTATGCGGATCTACCGCGACGTTTTGGGCAATAATCCCCCTGCGGGAGACTACGCGCTCGCCTACTATGACACCGAGGCTGCCATCCCGGCGGACCGGCCTCATGCCGTTGCAGGATTACGGAAGCTCGCGCAGCAATTCCCGGCGGATTCCCGTTACTCGATCACGCTCGGGCGCGTCCTCACATATGAACCGAAGACGCGCGCAGAAGGGATCGCAATCCTGCAGAGATACGATAATGTCCCGGCTGCGCAGAGTGCCCTGAAGCAAGCTGAGTCGTGGAATGCGGTTGCCAACGCTGCTCCGACTGCAGTGGACACCCAGGCCAAGCCAAAAGCCAGCACTCCCGCTGGGAACCCGCTGGAGGCATCGGCGTATCGCGCCCTCAATAGCGGTCGGTTGGATGAGGCTCGGCAGCAGTTCGAGACACTGCTGGCGAAGCAGCCAAACAACCCGCGAGCCCTGAGCGGAATGGGTTACGTGTACATGAAGCAGCAGGACTTCGCGGATGCATCGGACTATCTTGAACGTGCTCGCGCCGCAGGAGCACGGGGACTGGAAAGCGCGATTGCTACCTCGCGCTTCTGGGAGAAGATGTCGCAGGCAGGAGCCGCGTTGCAGGCGGGCGATTCGGATGCCGCCATCGAGTCCTATACGGCTGCGTTGTCACTCAAGCCATCGAGTCCTGACGCGCTGGAAGGTCTTGGAGGAGCTTATGTTCAGGCGGGAAACAACGCAGAGGCGATCGATGCCTTTGAACGTGCAGTACGCGTCAGCCCTGACCGCCAAACCGCCTGGCGCGGCCTCTTTCTGGCCCAGTCGGCAGCAGGCAATTCTCAGGGAGCGCTGAATACCGGCGACCGTATGCCCAAGAATGTTCGCGCTCAGTTGAACTCTGATCCCGAATATCTGCGAGCGTTAGCACAGGATAACCTCGCGCTGGGCCGCAAAGCTGAAGCGGACCGCGCCATCGAGCGAGCGCTGGCTTTGCCGTTCCCGAATGAGGGGCGAGATCTGCCTCTTGATAAGCAGATGCAGTATGCGGCGTTGCTGATGATGGCCAACAGATATGAGCCGGCGCTGCAGCTTTACCAGCAGATCGTTGCAGAAGACCCGGGGAATGCCGGAGCGTGGCGAGCGCTTATCGCCGCGCAGCATCAACTCGGTCGTGATAACGATGCTCTTGCCACCATGGGTAGCATGCCGCAGGCAATCCTGAACAAGGAGCAAAGTGATCCCAGCTTCCTCGTTCTCGTTGGATCCATCTATCAGACGCGTCACGAGTGGGATCGCGCTCAGAAGTATCTGGAGCAAGCGCTCGCTGCTGCACCACCTCCTCAGACAGGAATCGAACTTCAGCTTGCCGATGTGTATGCGGCGAATGGCAATCAACAGAAGGCGTACACAATCTATCGTGAGGAGCTCGACAGGAATCCGCAGAATACGGATGCATGGCGCGGCATGCTGAATGCTCTTCATCAGGGAAATCACGACCGCGAGGCATTGCGGCAGATTGCCGCAATGCCTGAGTCTGTGCGCCTTCGCTTGGAACAGGACCCTTCATACTTGCAGACGCTGGCATCGATCCAGTCTGCGACCGGACAGAATCAGGCTGCGTTGAAGACCTTTGCGCAATTGACGCAAATCTATCGCGATCGCAACACGGACGAGCCAGTTGACGTGCTGATCCAATATGGCTGGGTGCTGCTGAGAACTGGCGACGACCAGAAGCTCTACGCTCTGGTTACGACTCTCTCCAATTCGGCTGATATGACGGACGATCAGCAGGCCGAGTTCAATCGCCTTGGAGCCAGCTGGAGTGTGCGTCGCGCGAACAGCGCGCTGGCTGTAGGCGATCAGAATCGTGCTGTGGCAATTCTTACGACAGCTGCGCAAGCTTTTCCCGGAAACGCTGAAGTCTACAGCGCGCTTGCCGGTGTCTACCTCAAGATCGGGCAGCCGAGGCAGGCGGTTGCAATTTACGCTTCGCTGGACATGACTCACGCGACCAGCCAACTGTATGAGAGTGCTATTGGCGCGGCGATGGCGGCGCGCGACATGAAGCAGGCAGAAACGTGGCTCGAAGACGCGCTCGATCAATACAAGAGCAATCCTTCGATTTTGCGGCTCGCTGCTCAATACGAACAGGCACGCGGAAATTCCGATCGTGCGGCAGCTTACTATCGGGCTGCGCTCGATGCTATGGGGCCAGCCGGGCCTGGAGGGATCTTTGCGCAGCCTGGCAGCGATACGGGTGCTCCCGGAACATTGTCTCCTATGCAGCAGTTGATGCAGCTGCTTGCGCCCGCAGGGCGCACCGCACGGCTGAACGCTCCGGTCGATTCGTCTGAGAGCGGCAGCGCCGGCGATGTCTCCTGGCTGGACGCTCCCAGCAAGAGTGTTCCGACACTCGGCGACTTTGCGCAGTCCAGAGAAGGCGGTTCGGGGCGAAGTGTAGGTGATGATGCTGCGCTGAGGCAGCCGTCAACTTCGGCCCTAGGTGACTACGGAAGTCGTTATGATGCGTTGACTCCAACCAATGATCGCTATGTGCCTCCGACCGAGGCTTATGTGCGACCGACGAAGGTCACGCGGCGACACTCTGCTCCTCCAGTCGAGCAGGCGGTCGAGCAGGATCAGGTCTCGGCACCGATGGACTATCTGGAACCGGTGACGATGAAAGTGCCTGCGCGACCGCTGACCACACCTGCGCCGCAAAACCCGCCGGTTTCTTTCGCACCAACATCCAAGTCGGCGCATTTTCTTGACGCGAACGATTTGAATCCGGCGAGCAGGCTGCAATCGGCTGTGCGCGAAATGAACGGTCGAGTGCAGGATCCGCAGTCGACGGATACCGGGCTGCCGCCAATCGGGGAGGGGAGCCGGGATGCTACGCCACCGCCAGTGCCGCTGAATGCGCTGCCGGAGACGGCGCGGGCTGAGGCGCCGGCGTTACCGCCGCTCACCGGGCCGGGTGTGCACGTGGTGCGCGCGAAGACCCCGCGCGAGCAGATTGAGGATCAGCTGGCCATCATCCAGGGGGCATCGAGCCCATGGGTTGGCGGCAATGCCGGCATCGACTACCGCAGCGGTCAGCCGGGATACGACAAGCTCTCCGCCTACACGGGGCAGATTGAGGCTTCGAGCATGCTTGGGCCAGGCGTGAGAGGCACGGTCATCACGCGTCCGGTACTGCTTGATTCGGGCACAGCTACGACGACGGCTACCTTCCAGCAGGGAACATTACCGGCTGGCGCGACACCGTACCTGCAGTCGGCGGCGGGCATTGGCGGCGAGTTCCAGTTGCGGACGGCTTCGTTTGCCGCCAACATTGGCTATACGCCTTACGATTTCCTCGTTCAGAACATCATTGGCGGAATCTATGTCCATCCTCCAACCTCGCATTTCACGCTGACGTTCGCGCGCGATCCAATCACGGACACGCAGCTTTCCTATGCCGGTTTGCGCGATCTCGGCAGCAGGGGGCCGACCTATGAGGGCAACACCTGGGGAGGCGTCGTCACCAATGCTGGAGAATTCCAATTGGCTTTTGGCAGCGCGCAATCCGGCTGGTACATCCAGGGCGGAGGGCAATACATCAGCGGCCGCCACGTTCAGGACAACACGCGCCTGGACGGCGACGCCGGGGCTTACTGGGCGGTGGTGCATCATCCCGATTACGGAAACCTGACCGTGGGCATGAACTTTTTCGGCATGCACTACGATCACAACCTGCGGTACTTCACCTACGGGCAGGGTGGCTATTTCAGTCCCGATACGTACATCCTTGCGGGCGTGCCTGTGACCTTCAATGGGCATCATGGCGCGCGGTTTCATTACCGGGTGCTCGGCAGTTTCGGTCTGCAGGCGTTCGACGAGGCCGCGACACCTTACTATCCGCTCGATCCTACGATTCAGTACGCGAGGAATAATCCTTATTACAGCGAGGCCACGAGCGTCAGCGCCAACTACAGCTTCGAGGGTGAGGGCGCTTACGCCATTGCCGAGCACTGGTACGTTGGCGGCTACATGAGCTTCAACAACACGCGGGATTATGCCAGCAGCAAGGGCGGCTTTTATGTGCGGTACCTCTTCCGTCCGCAACCGATGCTCGAAGAGAACGGTCCGACAGGGCTCTTCCCGATTACCGGGATGCGGCCGCTGAACGTGCCATAG